From one Henckelia pumila isolate YLH828 unplaced genomic scaffold, ASM3356847v2 CTG_80:::fragment_3, whole genome shotgun sequence genomic stretch:
- the LOC140873856 gene encoding hydroxyproline O-galactosyltransferase HPGT1-like, translating to MGGRGSNQRLSSSVSSFGNRISFLMLSMFATMAALYLAGRLWQDSESRVYLINQLDKRTGLEKSSVSVDDTLKIIACREKQKTLAALHEELEKARQEGFVPKHLSENSETNEKKKLLAVIGIVTTFGRKNNRDAIRKAWMPTGAALKTLEEEKGIVIRFVLGRSSNHGDNSEREIENENRQTDDFIILGNHVESLDEKAKKTKLFLIHAVEHWDAEFYAKINDDVYLDIDALGAVLASHLDKHRVYIGCMKSGEVFSLPKHKWYEPDWWKFGDGKSYFQHASGEVVAISQALARFISINQLILHTYAHDDITIGSWFIGLDVNHVDEGKFCCSSRSSGAICASG from the exons ATGGGTGGTCGTGGATCTAACCAACGGTTATCCTCTTCGGTGTCGTCCTTCGGGAATCGAATTTCCTTCTTAATGCTCTCAATGTTTGCGACCATGGCAGCATTGTATTTGGCCGGACG GTTGTGGCAGGATTCCGAGAGCAGAGTTTATTTGATTAACCAGCTCGATAAAAGAACCGGCCTG GAAAAATCTTCTGTTTCTGTGGATGATACATTAAAGATAATTGCTTGCAG GGAAAAACAGAAGACACTAGCTGCTCTCCATGAGGAGCTTGAGAAAGCTAGGCAGGAAGGATTTGTGCCTAAGCATCTCTCAGAAAACAGCGAAACTAATGAGAAGAAAAAGCTTTTGGCTGTGATAGGGATTGTTACAACTTTTGGACGCAAGAACAACAGAGATGCAATTCGTAAGGCCTGGATGCCTACTG GTGCTGCTCTCAAGACATTGGAGGAAGAAAAAGGCATCGTCATAAGATTTGTATTAGGAAGGAG TTCAAATCATGGAGATAATTCAGAAAGGGAGATCGAAAATGAAAATAGACAGACAGACGACTTCATAATTCTT GGAAATCATGTGGAATCTCTTGACGAGAAAGCAAAGAAGACGAAGTTGTTCCTCATTCATGCTGTGGAGCACTGGGATGCTGAGTTCTATGCTAAGATCAATGATGATGTTTATCTCGATATTG ATGCACTTGGAGCTGTGCTTGCAAGTCATTTGGATAAACATCGTGTCTACATTGGATGTATGAAGTCAGGAGAAGTTTTTTCTTTGCC GAAGCACAAATGGTATGAACCTGACTGGTGGAAATTTGGGGATGGCAAATC ATACTTTCAGCATGCATCTGGTGAAGTAGTTGCTATTTCGCAAGCGTTGGCTCGGTTTATTTCAATCAACCA ATTGATCCTTCATACTTACGCCCACGATGATATAACTATTGGATCATGGTTCATTGGGCTTGATGTGAATCATGTTGACGAAGGGAAATTCTGCTGCTCATCCCGGTCATCAG GTGCCATTTGTGCATCAGGATAA
- the LOC140873849 gene encoding probable inactive receptor kinase At4g23740, which yields MGNQTFLVGILFLFSLVGFKFSGAVIHGDKRALLDFVNKLPHFHFLNWNEELPVCKNWTGITCSEDGTRVISVRLPGVGFQGPIPKNTLSRLSALQILSLRSNGINGSFPMEFGNLKNLSFLYLQYNNFSGHLPLDFSVWRNLTFVDLSNNGFNGTIPSSLSSLSQLTALNLANNSLSGEIPELHLPNLQLLNLSQNNLVGSVPESLHRFPKSSFFGNNESLLEYNVTSPPLVLPPRDQNPKLKNGGKLSERALLGIVIAGSVLGILAFGFVLLICLLRRKSVDSFPGKLEKGDMSPEKAISRNRETSNKMAFFEGCNYAFDLEDLLRASAEVLGKGTFGTAYKAILEDATMVVVKRLKDINVGKREFEQQMEVIGSIKHENVTELRAYYFSKDEKLMVYDYYSQGSVASMLHGKQGENRSPLDWETRLKIAIGASRGIARIHRENGGKLVHGNVKSSNIFLNPRKYGCVSDLGLSAITASLAPALARAAGYRAPEVTDTRKATQPSDVYSFGVMLLELLTGKPPVHTTNGDEMVQLVRWVHSVVREEWTAEVFDVELLRYPNIEEDLVEMLQIAMACVVRMPDQRPKMVEVVKMIENIRQMDPMNPASSETKDENRTRLPPLSSPPPPPPPLGF from the exons ATGGGGAACCAGACGTTTCTCGTGGGAATCTTGTTCTTGTTTTCGCTGGTAGGATTCAAGTTTTCTGGAGCTGTTATTCATGGTGacaagcgggctttgcttgATTTTGTAAACAAGCTGCCGCATTTCCATTTCTTGAACTGGAATGAAGAGCTTCCGGTGTGCAAGAACTGGACCGGAATCACTTGCAGTGAAGATGGAACTCGAGTGATATCGGTAAGATTACCAGGGGTTGGGTTTCAGGGCCCAATCCCAAAGAATACTTTGAGCCGCTTATCCGCGTTGCAGATCTTGAGTCTCAGATCCAATGGCATTAACGGGTCTTTCCCCATGGAGTTTGGTAACCTCAAAAACCTGAGTTTTCTTTATCTGCAGTACAATAATTTCTCAGGTCACTTGCCTCTGGACTTCTCTGTTTGGAGGAACTTAACATTTGTAGACTTGTCGAACAATGGGTTTAATGGGACTATCCCTAGTTCACTTTCGAGTTTGAGTCAGCTTACTGCTTTGAATCTCGCTAACAACTCGCTTTCTGGTGAGATCCCTGAGCTGCATTTGCCAAATTTGCAGTTGCTGAATTTGTCACAAAATAATCTTGTCGGTAGTGTGCCTGAATCACTTCATAGGTTCCCGAAATCCTCGTTTTTTGGTAATAACGAGTCTTTATTGGAATATAATGTTACTAGTCCCCCTCTTGTTCTGCCTCCTCGTGATCAaaatccaaaattaaaaaatggtGGAAAATTGAGTGAAAGGGCTTTGCTTGGAATTGTTATAGCTGGTTCTGTTCTTGGGATTCTAGCTTTTGGTTTTGTGTTACTTATTTGCTTACTTAGGAGAAAGTCCGTGGATAGTTTCCCTGGAAAATTGGAAAAAGGGGATATGTCCCCGGAAAAGGCAATTTCCCGTAACCGAGAAACAAGCAATAAGATGGCTTTCTTTGAGGGATGCAACTATGCGTTTGATTTGGAAGATTTGTTGAGGGCTTCTGCTGAAGTTTTGGGGAAAGGCACGTTTGGGACGGCCTATAAGGCGATATTAGAGGACGCGACGATGGTGGTGGTGAAGAGGTTGAAAGATATAAACGTCGGAAAGAGGGAATTCGAGCAACAGATGGAAGTTATCGGAAGCATCAAGCATGAGAATGTGACTGAGTTGAGGGCTTACTATTTCTCCAAAGATGAGAAACTTATGGTCTATGATTATTACAGTCAGGGAAGTGTAGCTTCAATGTTACATG GAAAGCAAGGCGAAAACCGGAGCCCTCTAGATTGGGAGACTAGACTAAAGATagccattggtgcatcgagggGCATTGCTCGTATCCACAGAGAAAACGGAGGCAAGCTAGTTCATGGAAACGTCAAATCATCGAACATATTTCTAAATCCTCGAAAATACGGATGTGTTTCAGATCTTGGCCTGTCAGCCATAACAGCTTCATTAGCTCCAGCACTTGCTCGTGCAGCTGGTTATCGTGCTCCGGAGGTTACAGACACTCGAAAAGCAACGCAACCCTCCGATGTGTATAGCTTTGGTGTGATGCTACTTGAGTTACTGACGGGGAAACCTCCTGTCCACACGACTAACGGCGATGAGATGGTTCAGCTGGTTCGATGGGTGCACTCAGTTGTTCGAGAGGAATGGACTGCAGAGGTGTTCGATGTGGAGTTGCTGAGGTATCCAAATATCGAAGAAGATTTGGTTGAGATGTTACAGATAGCGATGGCCTGTGTGGTGAGAATGCCTGATCAGAGGCCTAAAATGGTGGAAGTAGTCAAAATGATCGAAAATATAAGACAGATGGATCCTATGAACCCAGCCTCCTCTGAAACCAAAGATGAAAATAGGACGCGGTTGCCTCCGTTGTcgtcaccaccaccaccaccaccaccactcGGTTTTTGA